One window of the Periophthalmus magnuspinnatus isolate fPerMag1 chromosome 17, fPerMag1.2.pri, whole genome shotgun sequence genome contains the following:
- the LOC117385552 gene encoding tripartite motif-containing protein 16-like, whose protein sequence is MAELHQESRRERLLQSLQHKETDLKSLQQEAQDIRCSAQRAVQCSGDSFRDMAFLLDKTRSEVEQQIWSHQETQLSQIQELQDEVQQDMNELRKGISELDTLEHAEFLQLTQKTVRIHTGLRHKFEEVTPVVSALRDKLQLTLEEGLANVSQALGPDEVLPAPDEPSTREEFLKYSSEITLDPNTTSKYLSLSDGNRKATVIGVEQNYPDHPDRFTYWDQVLSRESLTGRCYWEVERSGHWVRIAVSYKDIQREGNSAECGFGFNDKSWALECKSSSYSFRFNSVESQVSGPASSRIGVYLDYNAGVLSFYSISLSTMSLLHRVQTTFTQPLYAGVWNYWRPGDTAHFPKLN, encoded by the coding sequence ATGGCAGAACTTCACCAAGAGTCCAGGAGGGAGCGGCTGCTCCAGAGtctccagcacaaagagacAGACTTGAAGAGTCTCCAACAGGAGGCGCAGGACATCAGATGCTCTGCCCAGAGAGCAGTGCAGTGCAGCGGGGACAGTTTCAGAGACATGGCCTTTCTCCTGGACAAAACACGCTCTGAAGTGGAGCAGCAGATCTGGTCCCATCAGGAGACCCAACTGAGCCAAATCCAAGAACTTCAGGACGAAGTGCAACAGGACATGAATGAGCTGAGGAAGGGCATCTCTGAGCTGGACACACTGGAGCACGCAGAGTTTCTACAGCTCACACAGAAGACAGTCAGGATTCACACAGGGCTCCGTCACAAGTTTGAGGAGGTGACCCCAGTGGTATCAGCGCTCAGGGACAAACTCCAGCTCACTCTGGAAGAAGGCCTGGCCAACGTCTCACAAGCTCTGGGTCCAGACGAGGTTTTACCAGCGCCAGATGAACCCAGCACCAGAGAGGAGTTCTTAAAATATTCATCAGAAATCACACTGGACCCAAACACCACAAGCAAATATCTGTCACTCTCTGATGGGAACAGAAAAGCAACAGTGATCGGTGTAGAGCAGAATTACCCTGATCATCCAGACAGATTCACTTACTGGGATCAGGTCTTGAGTAGAGAGAGTCTGACAGgccgctgttactgggaggtggaACGTAGTGGGCACTGGGTTCGTATAGCAGTTTCATACAAGGATATTCAAAGAGAGGGAAACTCTGCTGAATGTGGATTTGGATTCAATGATAAATCCTGGGCCTTAGAGTGTAAATCCAGCAGTTATTCATTTCGGTTTAACTCAGTCGAGTCCCAGGTTTCTGGTCCAGCCTCGTCCAGAATAGGGGTTTACCTGGACTACAATGCAGgggttttgtcattttatagCATCTCTCTAAGTACCATGAGcctcctccacagagtccagaccactTTCACTCAGCCTCTGTATGCTGGAGTCTGGAATTACTGGAGGCCAGGCGACACTGCACATTTTCCTAAACTCAACTAG
- the LOC117385553 gene encoding neuromedin-U receptor 1-like: MLTPNCSLETVSSVVSNMSIGCPHSSLLCGINMSLLVNVSSVDLDELCLSEDEYLALHLGPLRSPIFAPVCVTYLSIFLVGVLGNSLTCAVILRYKAMQTPTNLYLLSLALSDLLVLLLGMPLELWEMWRSYPFPLGEGGCYFKTFLFETVCFASVLNVTALSVERYIAVVHPLKVKSLSTRAHVKRVIVMLWVMAMICAVPNTSLHGILLLPPKFGRPFPQLRLCAVNLVKPTWMYKLTILISSLAFFVLPVLVMGALYFLIGLTLYRERGMKALSAMFGVDSVSEDHMQRLSRRNLQVTKMLCVLVVVFSLCWAPFHVDRLMWSFLDTSSQLHLMIFEPVHIVSGVFFYLSSAVNPVLYSLMSTRFREMFSHLTCPHYNWLNHSSLRLTQRSTLSHKAPSNTKELS, encoded by the exons ATGCTCACCCCAAACTGCTCCCTTGAGACTGTCTCCAGTGTTGTGTCCAACATGTCCATTGGGTgccctcactcctctctgctctgtgggATAAACATGTCTCTTTTGGTTAATGTTAGCTCTGTGGATCTGGACGAGCTGTGTTTGAGCGAGGATGAGTACCTAGCACTTCACCTGGGACCTCTCCGATCACCCATCTTTGCTCCGGTCTGCGTCACCTACCTGAGCATTTTCCTCGTGGGGGTCTTGGGTAACTCTTTGACTTGTGCTGTAATTTTGCGTTACAAAGCCATGCAGACACCCACAAACTTGTACCTGTTAAGCCTGGCCCTATCAGACTTACTCGTACTCCTCCTGGGTATGCCTCTGGAGTTGTGGGAGATGTGGCGGAGCTATCCATTCCCATTAGGAGAGGGCGGTTGTTACTTCAAGACCTTTCTATTTGAGACAGTTTGCTTTGCATCTGTGCTTAACGTCACCGCCTTAAGTGTGGAGAGGTACATAGCGGTGGTGCATCCTTTAAAAGTGAAGAGCCTCTCCACCCGCGCCCATGTCAAGAGGGTGATTGTGATGCTTTGGGTGATGGCGATGATCTGCGCCGTGCCCAACACAAGTCTACACGGGATCCTCCTTCTACCCCCCAAGTTTGGACGGCCCTTCCCACAGCTCAGGCTATGTGCTGTGA ACCTTGTGAAGCCCACCTGGATGTACAAATTGACCATCCTCATCTCGTCTCTGGCCTTCTTCGTGCTCCCAGTGCTGGTCATGGGAGCGCTGTACTTCCTGATTGGCCTCACACTGTACAGGGAGAGGGGCATGAAAGCCCTCTCAGCCATGTTTGGAGTGGACAGTGTGTCAGAGGATCACATGCAGAGGCTGAGCAGACGCAACCTGCAAGTGACAAAAATGCTCT gtgtcctCGTGGTGGTTTTCAGTCTGTGCTGGGCCCCCTTTCACGTGGACCGCCTCATGTGGAGCTTCCTCGACACCTCGTCCCAACTGCACCTTATGATATTTGAACCAGTGCACATAGTCTCGGGCGTCTTCTTCTACCTGAGCTCTGCAGTCAACCCCGTCCTCTATAGCCTCATGTCCACGCGCTTCAGGGAGATGTTTAGTCACCTGACCTGTCCACACTACAACTGGCTCAACCACTCCAGCCTGCGCCTCACCCAGCGCAGCACACTCAGCCATAAGGCACCCAGCAACACCAAGGAACTGTCATAG